Genomic DNA from Theobroma cacao cultivar B97-61/B2 chromosome 3, Criollo_cocoa_genome_V2, whole genome shotgun sequence:
TATGGTTGATCTTTCCATTGATAATTATCGAGTAATTTGCCCGCGACCAGCGCTTTATACTCTCTAAAAACGTTATGTGGAATATTCAATGTAGTTGAGATGATAGTACGACGACATTGGGTTCAATTTCCGTGACGATTTGGTATTTTAAGATTGAAGATCAGACTAATCGAGTTCTCCTTTTCTAgtaatttagaaatttttatttgacaGAAAACCAACGAGTTCAAGTATCAGCATCTCCACGCAATCATGATCTACATTACATTTTACGTCAAATCCGCAAGTGTGTTTTCTCTTTTGAAACTACCCTTACTCGAATGAAGCAGAAAATATGAACAAATAACTTGGAACTCGGATACGTGCCAAGATTTATTGACattaaaagagtaaaacaagaataataaccaaaaaaaagagataaatgtATGGAGTTCAATAAATGAGCAGAGTAGAAAGGTATGAAGCCAGGAAATTAAAGTTGTCAACTTTGctttaagagaaagaaattttaaGATCCCGGGTTGGAAGGGTAGTTGTTATTGGTCACAAAAGGCCATCTAAATTCATTTACTGATGATTCAGTGCATATTGTTTACAAAGATGTTTACAAGGCAGTAAAGGATAGAACGGAAGCATCACTTTCCTTTTATGCATTGTTAGAGGGAGAGGCTTACAGATCAGCATTTGGGCAAGTTTTAATTGCCAGATCTGGTTCATTTTAGGCACATGAACTTCACATGCATCATTTATCTGGAGGACCAAAATACAACTAGTTTCCTCTCCCACATGCATTAATTTTGATTGAGTTGGAGCGGTTGAAGATATATAAGATATTCTAATCATTGATTCCCTTAGGCAACCCCAACAAATTTTGAGCCTATTAATGTTTATCCTTTCGTCTGGTTAGATAATATTGAAAAACTTGCAATGATTATGATATATCATTTTCAATTCGCACTTTagtttttggtgaaattttgagttttgtgGTCCTTGACATCTAAGTGGGGAATTTGGtgcttctcttttgttttttcttttagccTTTTTTCCTTGCAATGCCACAAATTCACTAGTTCACATAATTTGCAGTAAGATGAATTGGATGAACATCCAACGGATGATCTACCAAATCTCTGattcatcatttttgttttaatcttAGGCAAAGTAGCAGTTCGAATTTCacaacaacttaaaatcacTTATTGAAATCAATCATAAACGAAATGATTTGCTCCAAGACAATTGTGAAAGGATTGGTTGGTTTAGGTAGGAAAAGATATTTTGATTCTTCTCTGTTCACTTTTGGTTACATAACAatgaactttttttatttttttgaaaaatagttaCATAACAATGAACTTATTCTCCCTAAAAAATGCCAGATACTAAAATCACTTATCGAATCAACTTTTCTATTCCTGTAAGAGGGTCAAAGaataacaatataaaatcaaaggCATAATGGTAACAGCAAAACCACTAAGATCATTGAGTACTTGCTCCAAATCCTGTCATGGGAACCAGCTTTTGATGTCAAGGTTTTGTTGCCAACTGAACCACATTTTGCACAGTCCGTACCCTGTAAGGCAATTTGGCTCAGCAAGCAAATTACATTTAGCATAAGCTCTTCTAATACGCTAAGGTCTCTTCTGATCAAATGTTGCGAGGGACGTATATCAATGAATGGTATATCGACCTTTTTGACGTAGTGTATTAAAGCATGTATGACTACTTGTGCAAGTCTAATAAAATCTGCTGACGTATTCTAATCCAATACTTCCTTTTAGCATCCCCCTCAATAAGAAGCCACCAAAAAGGTTCAACTCTTTGAGAACAGGGGAAGCTTGTAATTGTCTTTTTCGACTTATTTATGAATCATCAATGAAATCTGCAATGTTTGCACTTCAGACTTCAGTCACAACATGTACTCCCATTCCTTGACATACTATTACAATTATTCGGATTCCTAAGAGAAATACCTGAGGCACTGGCATTAGGTTGTGGCACGTTGTGTCACAAGGATATTCACAATCAATCTCCTTTGCTTCTCTTCTGGTGAAGTACCAATCACCAACTACTTCAGCAATGGTCTGTAAAAGGTAGTAATAACAACATTATTCACAGTCAGGCAtctaagttaaaaaaaaagtaattaaaatcTAGAAAGACTATTCTATATCGAATTTCAAAGTTGTTGTAGTCACACCGAACAATAGCATATATATTAGCATTAGTGACTCAAGTGACATCAGAAATCAGAAATCCGGCATGTAAATCCAGATCTTATAGATGACAGAGAATGAAAGCTATAGACAAATAGTTACCTTATTGTGTATTCTTGGAGAATTAACGGCAAACCATGATTCTTGTGCATCACTTTGGCAATGGGCAAAGCATGAATTTATGAAAGTTCCCCCTCTATGTGAAtctttaagaaagaaattcaatgCTTCAAGCATGTCACGCCTGAAACCTGCCCAGAAGCAAAGTCCAAGGAACATTAAGGAATCAGTCAGCAGGTATAGTTACCGTTACCAACACATTAATTAAGGAATCAGATTTTCTTATTTGGACAAGAACAATCACAGGAACAGCCTATTTCTGTTGCCAAGGAAACTGCCATCCCAACAACACCCCCAGAGATATCTAAATTATTTGAATAGATAGGAAATGGGATGTCTAATAGACTAAtagtaataaaagaattaattacTTAAACTAACAACTgaagtaaaaataaagaacGAACCTTGCAATATAGCTATCTGGTCCGCACTGCATGCTGCTGGATCATGCTTGCAGTGTTTCCATTTTCCTTCAACATCAGCAGAAGGTGGCACCAAAAATCGATGAAACTATGTAACATAGAAAGTTACACTCACATTATATCATTACAACTTTAACTGTACTTCGAATTCCAAAATAATCCCTTGAGAGTTAGTGGAGATGGAGGAAATTTTACTTGGACTACATCGTAAGCAGAGTTCAAGACAAAAAATGGAGTTGTGATATATTTCAAGGCATAGTGTGGAAAGAAGCACTGCAGAGAAACATGTTAAAAACCAGGTTATCACAAAAGTATTCAAACATTTATGGGCCAAGATCTGAAAGCACTCAAAGAACATCATACCAGCTTAGGATAGTTCATGGACTTGGTGCATTTGGGATCAAGATTTTGCTCTACTCCCTGTTATCCACACTTTACACATGTGAATAGAGCAAGGGATGATAATACATATGCAGATTGCAGAGAAAATTCTTCTGTCATAAGCTCCTTGTTCATATCAAAGACACAGTACATGTCTAAAATGGTAAACTATTTATGTTTGTGcgtttttaaatgaaaatccGTTTTATTTCGTGACTGCAATATTTAATTACTGTTCCTTAGGCAAAAAATAGTACTGCTTTCCAAGTTAAAATTTGTACCTGAAGAGAAACTATATCTTCAAAGATAGACCTTACGGTGTGGTTCAAACTTACATCTCTTCTGTGAAATGAAAGGCTAATTATGTGAAATCTGAAAGCAAAAGACCAATACTGCAGGCCATCAACTTGAGAACCGTGAAAACTTACTCGTCCAGGATAAAACCAGCATCACTCAAGCAATTCACACTAGCATTCGGTAACATCCTGGTGAAGTTGTCACAATGCAGAAAGGTCGCCAGACCCCCAGCTGAGCAACCTGCTAGCAAAGCCTAAAGAGAAGTAGGATAAGAATTCAGAACTTTGATAAGTTCATTCATAAGGGGAGGGATATCAAATAAGTTCATTAAGTGTAAGCTTACCATATGTGCATTTGCCAAGCCTTGGGGTAGAAGATCAAGAATGATTGCTTCCCATATTTTTTGCCCTCTGAAGTAAAGCAACGATGTCTGTCGTTCATTTACAATGATGTCATGGAAAGAATCAGTTTAAGAGCAGGACTGATCAAGTTCTTCCTCTGTAAAGCTATTCTAACATGAACATTATTTCTCCTATCAGAATTACTTAATTCAACGAGCTAAAATGCTGCATGCCCCTGTAACAGCTTTGATTTGGATTCTCTGGCAATCTTGGATATTGCCAATCATAGACCATACAGCTACCTTAAAGGAACAATTGCAAAGGTAAAATAAAAGGAGCCAAAGTCAAGATACCCCATTAGCAAACTTGCCATCTCCAGCAAATGAGGCTCCATCACAATATCTCAGCCTCACTCGGTTCCAATTGTAAAAATCTGGTTCATGATTGCAGTTTGGTTGGTcagtctttttgttttattaaagCTAAAACCTCGATGGTTATGTGAAGGGAGACGAGCACCTGGATTGAGGGAGGCGTTGTTACTTAAGATACCGGAAAAAATTGCCCACTTGTTCATGTGATTTGTTGATCCGTAGCTCGTTTTGGCTCTGTCCAAGCATTGCTCTCTGTGTCCGCACCACCCACCTCCCTAATTGAgattataatgaaataaacaaaaacttttaaattagaCCTACTAATCTCAACTGGTTAGCATTTAGGAACCAAGTAATTACAAATTTGACATTTAACATAAATTACGTAAAGTTCAAAGTTTGAACTGCTGACGTGGTGAGTTGACATTGGAGAATACGGTGCTTTCTGCTTTTTGTTTGCTGTTGCCTATAATTGTGCAACATTACCTCAAAGAACAAAATCCAATTGTTTGCTCCATTGCCGAATCCTCTGTGTAGATGATACGCTGGCAGGCTCCCATCTAAGCAAACTAAGTAACAAGGAAAAAgtaacaaaacaaaactatttgattaatttttttttaaattaaaaaatgagaatttaaactttactttttaaataaaaaattatacattaattaatgaattaaatattcaaatattattatttgattaaagttaacagtaaaataaataactaaaagacttatacttttaaatttttttgagtcTTACAGGCACCAAGAGCAGGAGCGTTTCGAACCAGAGTCATCCGAACAAGGAGCCGCTCCTGCGAGTATGCGCACCATGGCGCGCAAGCCAACAAAACCAGTATGCTCGCTACAGCAGCTATATTCATTAGCTTCATGTTTATTCCTTACAGAGCTTTGTTTCTCTTTGAAATGGAAACATGATAGTATGAATAGTATGCTCTGTTTATAGTTGTTTCTGTTCTTTCTTCtattatttgattgaaaatcgcgagaaaataaattcaaggAATCAGAATCTGTTGAACCATGGATTGATTGTCGGAGTTAAATGATGAAGTAGACTTCcagcaaaaaaattattgctaACGACCCCAGCACGATAAACAAAAAGGTACACATCAGGCAAAAGACTTTGATTTCCCGTTTCTTTTTCCAGGattttaatataatcatatcatgcaaaaaaaaaaaagacatgtATCAATCATTTTATGAATTTGTCAAAGTTAAATGTGTGAAATAAATAATCCGTACTGTTCGTAAAGGCGACGACAGGTACTGGGTTTGGGGGAGATGCCAAGTGCCAACGCATCAAACTTTTGGAAGATGTTGTTGGGTTTATCGTAAATATCCAAATTTAGACCTTGCAGTATGGGTTGCAGCGTGAATTTTGGGCAAGTAAAGGGGCCGACCAGAACCAGCCTAATCACTGAGGAGAACTGGGCCTGTTCGGACGTCAGCCGAGTCGATGAGTACAGCAAAGCACATGCGTTACACGTGGACAGCAACAAGCTTCACCAAGTTAATGTGCCTCTCTCGTTCTCGTATTCTTTGTCGTGACAATCTGCAATGACCAGTCATGTTGTCTCTTCGGGTCAACATTACATGATTACTGACTTGACTCATACTTTATTATTGCCAGGAAAATCACTCATCAGAGGGACCACGGGAAAATGTTAACAAAATTTgtttagatgatatttataaaaaaataaattattaaaatgacatttatgaaagaaaaatattaaagagtGTTTAATTACATTTATTAAGGTGATACAgaaataattttgtaattaatgtgcattctttaatttaatgaaaatagtacattaaataaaatattttacaaaataatattttaactaacTTTACTAAGTACATATTGACATTTGTTAATTAGACCACTACGAAAACATAATGATTAATTGCCTAGGACATTTTATACATATGAGTTAggtaaaataatttaagtGATTTCtgattgaattttttagaTTGAATTAGTTTCACTTGATTCCTAACATTAAACTTAATAACTTCATTCGCATAATAGTACAGATATCAATGAATATATAATCGATGATATCTTGTTTATAAAATAAGATACGATTTTTAATTAgagttttctctctcttttatttactaaAATCAGAGTTTTAAGTACTTTTTAGGCCTTGTGGCTTCCAGTCAAAACAATTGAGAATTTTGGCGGCAAAAATTAGAGAactttggttttcttttgtaGAATGACGTGGggcataaattttttttaaattgcgAGGAATTCTGAAATTACAACCTGAGAGCAAGATTGGCGAAAAAGACAATCGCTGATGTTTCATGGACGCTAGAGACAACAGCATAAAGGGTAAAGATGAAACTCactctttttatttgattgaaaaacCGTTAAAGTTTGTAGAGGACCATCTGTAGGGACGGATGAAATAatgatttataattaaaactttagtataaattttattttatttttggtcaCTTGATTATCAAAGATATGATTAACGTACTAAAGCGTCGATTTGAGGCCCCTTGCAACCATATTTGACCGTTGGAGGTATTAGTCAGCCATTACCACCGAAGGATGATGGTAACAGGGgaagtttaaaaaaagagaaagagtgaGGTGGataaggaagagaaaaaaaatgaaaaacttttatatattacgattaagttttattatatagaaggttgtaattttaaaaaataattaaaaatatttttgtcgaATTTATACATGACTTGACAAGTAGTAAGAGATTTAAGTAGGGAAGATGAGAATGCATGAAGTCAGTATGGACAGATGGCTCGACAAGTATAGTTGCTTTCTTGACAGTTGTTGGGTAACACCATCTTTTTCATctcattatatatttttcacatttttttagttattgGGTTGGTGGAAGCATATATAACTATAAAATGTATGAGTTTTGCTATTTTATCCTATAGTTCAATAATTGACTATTTATAACTCCTTCACAATATATTTTACCTTGGTTCTGTCAGGCCCGAACATCCGGAGCTCGAATACTAAAAACTTTTGGGCCAAATGGGCCAGATCTAAAGGGGCGTTGGGCTTTCGGACTGAACCGGCTTGCCTGTGCGGGTCAATTGCGCTGGCTACCTATGGAAAGGAATCACAAACCCAATTTCccaatttcttcttttactcAGCATCAGATCTCCGTCTCAACAGGTATTTCTCCTTCCTCTCTAAGCCCTCTCACTTCTTCTTGTTCTTGATTGCTTGGGGAACAAAGTTCAAAGCCGAAAACGGAAACTTTTCTGTTAGATTGCTTTAGTTCTTAGTAAGATGAAAGACTAAGCTCGACTATTGAGTAGCTTTAGCTGGTTTCATCAAGTGAAGAGGATTTTAGTTGTGTTTACTAACTGCTGTGTTTTGGTTGGTGGGTTTTTTAGATGATAGTGATTTTGGCTGTTCATAGTTGATTTCTGTAATAAgcttaaattttgatatttggttctttgtatttaatgatttttttaattccattttGAAAGTTTACGCGTTAGGTTTAAAgaccatttttcatttcactggaagtaaaaaaaaaattcatattacaTAATTATAGATTTTGGTCTTGAGACATTTTGAGTATGCACCTGTGTTTTGTTTTGGATTAACTGTTGATGCTAATTTATCTTGTGAAATTTGAGAGGTTTATGAAGGAAAGAACCAAAAATTAAGGGTTTGAGTCCTAAGTTAAGATCATTTGTATTTGTCAATCCTTTTTAAAACAGGAGTTTGATCAGAGTGATTGTGTGATCTGGATTTGAAAGATTATTAAAATGCAGTTTCAATGTTGTCTTTTTCAGGTTGAATGTGATCTGGTGTTACTTAAGCTGGCGGGGCTACCAAGCAGCCAAATACTGGCCTCTTTTTAGGATTGAAAGGACCCCATTCTAACCAAGAAGGAGTTGGCTCTGCATCCCTCTAATTGAAACAGAGTAAGTAGATTCTATACTGATTCAGTTTTATGTAGAGTAATAGTAATTGATTATAAGTAAtatcttttattgaaaaagagaaagggaaagcTGCATAAGGAAGAAAGTGACAATTCCTTTCAATTGCCATGTTAGGTCTGTTGTTATCTGTAATTATCCTTTGAGAAGGGCTTGTTTTAGCCTGGACTTTTAGCGAGCTGCATCCTCTTTTATAGTTGGTATTTTCTTAGTGGAAGGCACAGTCCTGATTTCTCTATTTTAGAAAATTAGCAGAAGAATCCATTTCACAAGGAACTTGATCAGGGAAGTAAATGAAAGtaaataaaacttatttaaatgataatatgGGTGCTTCCAGGTGATCGAACAAAACCAACAGAATCGTCAGTAAGACCTACAATGTCAGTATCTTTATGATGAGAAgtctaaataaatttatactaCAACTTCAGCAATTTAACTTAATAGTCAACTCATTAATCAAGTATCAAACTAGCAGAGGCTTATCAACTTTTCCATCCATATCCCCACCGAGATAAATAACAGTTTCATTATTCAAACTGACAGGTGTATCTATAAACCCAAATAATAGCAAAATAAAGATAGAGATATAATAGTCTAAAGTAATCAAGTTCAGATGGCACGAAGAAGCGAGCACTTACATGGGTAGCTACCTGGTCCATATCTTCATCCTTACTTACATTATCATCAGGAGTCATGACCTCACCAGAATCATTCAAATCATAAGCACTTTCATTGAAGGGAAACATTGGGGCAACACCAGTGGAGGGGGCACAAATGATGAAGTTGTGAATGAAATAGAATTGCAATTTGAGATAGATAAAAGGTAAGCATATATGCTTTTCTATGTGTCAGTTAAAGTCTACAGCATAAATGACATCTTCTTCAGCCTGTGTTATCTTATAAACAGTACCATCCAATAGATTTCCAGCAAGATGAGGAGCATTCACAGTTCCCTCTCCTTTTCTTATGAAGATTGTAATGGAAACAAAACAATACATTAAGTAGGTGACATTTAACCTGAGGGATCTAAGGGGTTGTGCAGTGACATCATCCAAATAGACAATGTCCACTCCACCTACATACAATACTAGGTCATGCAACATTAATTCCCCTGAGCTTTTTCTGATGAATAAAAATCGAACTCAAAATAGGCCATGTAGAAATTGAGATGATTACTCGCAAAAAGTTCACcagataaataataattttgggAGTGAGTTAGTTGAGTCATCTTCTGAAAACTCTGATACTTGTTGCAATTGAGAGATAGCAAAACATGtcaacataaaaattttaactacaAAACATAGGCAATTTTATTACTATAAATAGAGAAGTTTAGCTTTAAGCTTTAGATGTAATCAACTATGGCCACGCCATCAATTAATACCAAGTAATAGCCCCCATTTCTAAAACTTGTTGAAGGGAAATATAACTCTGACTTagtaaacttaaaaaataaacacagggatatcataatctgaCACAAGCATCCCAAGAGTCTGTTTCAAAGTTTCGAACTTTTGTGCCGTAGTGTCCCTCATGCTTTCGGGGCAAAAATCTATCCATAAAGGTTTGTGTGAACTCTTCCCAATTAAGTGGAGCAAAACTGGGAGGTCTGCTACACTTGAGCGTAGCAAACCAAATTTGCAATACCTCCGTCAATCTGAAACTCTTTAGTTCAATTGCCCGACGGCTAGAACAGCCTAGTATTGTGCAAATCTTATCCATCTCAACTAAAATACTTGCAAATCTTTGCCTTGATTGGTACCATTGAAAGATGGGGGcctcaatttcataaaatcactcAAGGTCACCTAACTTTCCTCCAATCCATCTCCTCATAGGGTTGGTAATCCAGATCTTCAGAGCTGAAGCCCATTATCTCTTCGGGGTATTGCATCCCTTGTCTCACAAACTCCACAAGCTCCTGAGCCAACCTTCATAATCTAGCTGCCAATTCCACCAGGGTGGCAGTGGGTACCATAGGATGTTTGCCTCCAGTGTCCTCTAAACTGGTATTGGCTCGCCTCTCATTGGAACTTTGACTGTTGGGCGGCTTGGCAGCTTGACCTCTAGGCCTACCTCTCCCACAGCTTCGAGGAGTGGAAGCATGTGGTCTAGTCGCAATGACATCTGGGGCATGAACCCTCTAGTTTCCCTCGAGGTGGTTTGCGTTCTAGGTGGCATCTCGTACCTAGAAGGCAGCAATCACCCTTCAATTTCACATCAAAATTATTAGTAAAGGTGACTTACTAAGACTTGGGAGTTCGTGCAGCCCCTTATTCATGATACATGTTGCAGTCAAGAATTTTGGATAAGACTCTACAATAATCTCGACATTCTGTTGATAGACTCGAGAATTCCTAAGACTCTTCTAACCCTAGGGCTTTAACACCAAGCTTGTAATGACCCTCTCCTATGGCCGTTTTCGGCATAAAAGTCATGTGGGCAAGCCCACACAGTTCGCCAAGTCTTTTCAACTATGTTTATCTtactaattaatttcttttctttatttcactGCATTTTGCTTCATTTATTTCCATAACATAGTTATGGGCTTGCTCAGCTATGTGGGCTTGCCCACATGACTTGTGCGCCGGTAACGGCCGTAGGAGTGGATCTCACGCTTGGGAGGGAGATGGATAAAACTTTCACCTTACTGGAGAGATATTGATCGTACATAGTGAGAAGACCTAATCTGTAAACCAGTTCCATGGAATAAATGGAATTGGAGGGTCCAAATTGTTTCATGGCATACGGGGAGCCAAGGTGAAGTGTGTTTGGATGCGAGAACACCGCATGTATCCTCAAAGCTACCTTGCAAAACCAGCCAtagtcaatttttttctctagaGAGTGATTAATAGGCATTGGTGAAAGTggaataagaagaaaaaaaccttTATTTGGTagagttaaaaaataaaaagaagatgaaaattatattattttatcgtTATAATATCCTTTGTAACTtaagataaatttttaaatgtaataatAATGGACAATCTTGTAAATATGTAACACTTGACGCACtcctctttcattttctttcctctaatttttttaatttggaattgtttgttttttaaataaagatgaaaaatgataaattctTCTATTTTATATCTTCTCACATTTCTATCTTACCAAGTactagtaaaaataattttctttccactTTTTCACCCATCCcctttcatcctctcactgTCTACTTTATCTCGCAAAGCATAGCTCTTATCGTCCTCTTTTCAAGCAAATTAAATCCCAAAATAACATTGataaaagtacaaaaaagATCCAAATCAGGGCCTTTCcataaattaagttaaaatcaCTATTTCTTAGCCCAATGTAAAAAGGAAACCTTATTGATCAATCTCTCAAAATATCTCCTCCATCACTTTCCCCTTTTTAGTCCCTGTAATTTATTTACTTCCACTTTTCCTTTTGCTTCTTATCATCACTCATCGCCTGTATGTAGACCAAATTTTAGTtgtatattattttgttagaatatgtatatgaatttaatttattttattacta
This window encodes:
- the LOC18605578 gene encoding pectin acetylesterase 9 isoform X1 translates to MKLMNIAAVASILVLLACAPWCAYSQERLLVRMTLVRNAPALGAFCLDGSLPAYHLHRGFGNGANNWILFFEGGGWCGHREQCLDRAKTSYGSTNHMNKWAIFSGILSNNASLNPDFYNWNRVRLRYCDGASFAGDGKFANGTSLLYFRGQKIWEAIILDLLPQGLANAHMALLAGCSAGGLATFLHCDNFTRMLPNASVNCLSDAGFILDERDVSLNHTVRSIFEDIVSLQGVEQNLDPKCTKSMNYPKLCFFPHYALKYITTPFFVLNSAYDVVQFHRFLVPPSADVEGKWKHCKHDPAACSADQIAILQGFRRDMLEALNFFLKDSHRGGTFINSCFAHCQSDAQESWFAVNSPRIHNKTIAEVVGDWYFTRREAKEIDCEYPCDTTCHNLMPVPQGTDCAKCGSVGNKTLTSKAGSHDRIWSKYSMILVVLLLPLCL
- the LOC18605578 gene encoding pectin acetylesterase 9 isoform X5, translating into MSTHHVSSSNFELYGGGWCGHREQCLDRAKTSYGSTNHMNKWAIFSGILSNNASLNPDFYNWNRVRLRYCDGASFAGDGKFANGTSLLYFRGQKIWEAIILDLLPQGLANAHMALLAGCSAGGLATFLHCDNFTRMLPNASVNCLSDAGFILDERDVSLNHTVRSIFEDIVSLQGVEQNLDPKCTKSMNYPKLCFFPHYALKYITTPFFVLNSAYDVVQFHRFLVPPSADVEGKWKHCKHDPAACSADQIAILQGFRRDMLEALNFFLKDSHRGGTFINSCFAHCQSDAQESWFAVNSPRIHNKTIAEVVGDWYFTRREAKEIDCEYPCDTTCHNLMPVPQGTDCAKCGSVGNKTLTSKAGSHDRIWSKYSMILVVLLLPLCL
- the LOC18605578 gene encoding pectin acetylesterase 9 isoform X3, producing MKLMNIAAVASILVLLACAPWCAYSQERLLVRMTLVRNAPALGAFCLDGSLPAYHLHRGFGNGANNWILFFEGGGWCGHREQCLDRAKTSYGSTNHMNKWAIFSGILSNNASLNPDFYNWNRVRLRYCDGASFAGDGKFANGTSLLYFRGQKIWEAIILDLLPQGLANAHMALLAGCSAGGLATFLHCDNFTRMLPNASVNCLSDAGFILDERDVSLNHTVRSIFEDIVSLQGVEQNLDPKCTKSMNYPKLCFFPHYALKYITTPFFVLNSAYDVVQFHRFLVPPSADVEGKWKHCKHDPAACSADQIAILQGFRRDMLEALNFFLKDSHRGGTFINSCFAHCQSDAQESWFAVNSPRIHNKTIAEVVGDWYFTRREAKEIDCEYPCDTTCHNLMPVPQISLMIHK
- the LOC18605578 gene encoding pectin acetylesterase 9 isoform X2, with amino-acid sequence MKLMNIAAVASILVLLACAPWCAYSQERLLVRMTLVRNAPALGAFCLDGSLPAYHLHRGFGNGANNWILFFEGGGWCGHREQCLDRAKTSYGSTNHMNKWAIFSGILSNNASLNPDFYNWNRVRLRYCDGASFAGDGKFANGTSLLYFRGQKIWEAIILDLLPQGLANAHMALLAGCSAGGLATFLHCDNFTRMLPNASVNCLSDAGFILDERDVSLNHTVRSIFEDIVSLQGVEQNLDPKCTKSMNYPKLCFFPHYALKYITTPFFVLNSAYDVVQFHRFLVPPSADVEGKWKHCKHDPAACSADQIAILQGFRRDMLEALNFFLKDSHRGGTFINSCFAHCQSDAQESWFAVNSPRIHNKTIAEVVGDWYFTRREAKEIDCEYPCDTTCHNLMPVPQSEVQTLQISLMIHK
- the LOC18605578 gene encoding pectin acetylesterase 9 isoform X4, whose translation is MKLMNIAAVASILVLLACAPWCAYSQERLLVRMTLVRNAPALGAFCLDGSLPAYHLHRGFGNGANNWILFFEGGGWCGHREQCLDRAKTSYGSTNHMNKWAIFSGILSNNASLNPDFYNWNRVRLRYCDGASFAGDGKFANGTSLLYFRGQKIWEAIILDLLPQGLANAHMALLAGCSAGGLATFLHCDNFTRMLPNASVNCLSDAGFILDERDVSLNHTVRSIFEDIVSLQGVEQNLDPKCTKSMNYPKLCFFPHYALKYITTPFFVLNSAYDVVQFHRFLVPPSADVEGKWKHCKHDPAACSADQIAILQGFRRDMLEALNFFLKDSHRGGTFINSCFAHCQSDAQESWFAVNSPRIHNKTIAEVVGDWYFTRREAKEIDCEYPCDTTCHNLMPVPQCKHCRFH